Part of the Macrobrachium rosenbergii isolate ZJJX-2024 chromosome 2, ASM4041242v1, whole genome shotgun sequence genome is shown below.
CTCTCTGCAACTTGTTTTGTGTCACCCATTTGCACTGCAAATACACAGTTcagtcagtaataaaaaaaacggtCATGAAATTTCAATTGTTCCAGCTTTAGAAATGCGATTAGAATGTCAAATATGATTCGAATCTGATGCGTCACAAGCAGTTGCATTACGTACTAAAGGTAGTGACATAATAATGTCCAATTGTGGAATATTTTCTGACTCACTTTCATCTCAGTTTCATTGCCAGACATCGTGAAGAGAAATACTTGAAGCCATTCATGTCTCCTTGACTTAGCCAAAGTCACTAGGTTTTCACGTAACACTGTGATTGTAAAAATAGGTACACTACGAGTTTCTCCTATCTGTCAATCACCAACAATATTAAATGCACTTGTTGATAACAGCCTCACCCTATTTGCACTTAGTAACTCTCATAGAAACAAATACGTCGAACGATGTTTGCCGATAGAGCAGTAAGAAAGTCTTCTCGTCAGCCCTCGAGTTAATTTCTCCATTTGGTTTCCTTCTTGAGAACGTGAGAAGCAGATTACAAATGAGCGATTTGGAAAAAACCGTGTTCTCTTTCCCGTTCTTCTTTTCACAGTAATACAAAAATGTCTTCTCTCTTTCTAAATGCATCCTGACTTGGATTTAAATGCACTCTGGTTAACTTCCTCTATAAAACAACGAAACGAAAGAATATAACACTTTGGCACTAAATGAGGGTATAAGCCGCCGACGGCTGTCGTCCGCGGCTAAACACAACACAACCACATTAACTTTGCACATGACAACTATTATAGAAAGGGAGAATAAAAAGAGCTATATCCTTCTTCAACATCCTACGGAAAAAGGATCCTGGAAGATTCTAAAGCTACTGGAATGAGCATGATGATTGTGCGGACCATGCATCTGGCACCCTCGGGGTGAACTGGCACTCAGGAAGTGTCTTTggcatcatcattatttttttaagtttttttattatatttttcaattagcAAATCAAAAACACAAATGACCCACAACAGCTAACACCAAAAAGAACAGTTGTATTTAACTATACCACAGAGTTTCTAAcgaatgtaaaatattctttattcattttcctctaaGAATAACATCATATCTCAAAAAACATATATTCCTAAATCAAAACAAGAAGGTCGGGGAATGGATACAAAGGAAAACTTCGAAGTGAGCGTTAAATGTAACAACATTACAGACGAGTAAGTGTTATTGCATACAACAAGACCCGATTTTCGATATCCATGAGTTGCGCTCTTCTTCTCTCATATTCcttcaataacaaaacaaaacaaaacaaatgagtAAAATCTTTAATAAGTACACTGGCTTTCGAACAAAATGATCTGGCAACTTTTAAAAACCTggatgtgtgtatagtatatactaCGTGTATACATTATAAACTCTTGTATATACTGctagcactttatatatatatatatatatatatatatatatatatatatatatatatatatatatatatatatatatatatatatatatatacatacatatatatatatatatatatatatatatatatatatatatatatatatatatatatatatatatatatatatatatatatatatgtgtgtgtgtgtgtgtgtgtgtgtgtgtgtgtgagtgtgtgtatgtgtgtgtgtatatatatctatatgtgtataacataattatatgtgtctatatatatgtatgtatgtgtgtatatgtgcatgcgTTTGTGCATATAATGCGTATGCCTTAATAAAAGTTTAGATTTTCTTAGTTTCTTTTCCTCTGTTGTTTTGAATATACGTTTGGGCTCAAAACTAACCCACTGATATTCCTCAAAAATAAGATCGCggaactaaaataattttagttcatGATTCCTCCTTACCAAAAGAGACAGTCAAATATTAGAAGTTGTAACCAACCCAAATTCCAGCGACGCAAATAGCTCCTGGTGCTTTGTAACCGGATGTCAGAACTAATTGCCTTCAatggaaattttatgaaagaaaaaatttaaataattttgaagaactttctttaaaaaacatGTTTAGACTTTAAGTGAAGCTACATCGAAATCATATGTATTTTATCAGTCTATGAAAAATggccttttatatttcatatttcgaaACCGACAATTTTTTTGCGTACTTTATGCaagtgaaatacatatatatatatatatatatatatatatatatatatatatatatatatatatatatatatatatatatatatatataatatatatatatatatatatatatatatatatatatatatatatatatatatatatatatatatatatatatatatatatatttatatatatatatatatatatatatatatatatatatatatatatatatatatatatatatatatatacacatatatatatgtatatatatgcgtgtgtgtctgtttgtgtatgtttgtgtgtgtatgtgcgtgcgtgtttgtgtgagttGCCTAAAGTATACGACTCGACGGGAACTAAAGAAACCTTTTATAAAATTTAGCTTTTCACGGCCTTTTTGATTGTCTTGTTCTTAACCTTACTGTAACATCAAAGCCTTTTTCTAAAAGCCAGTTATTGGTTTTTTCCCGTCATTATAGAAACTTACTGtgtgaacaaatgaaaataaaagaccaCTAACCTGGAAggtaaaaccacaaaaaaataaataaataaataatattgtctcGGATGTTTGCAATTAGAATGCTTCGcgcattttttaacattattgcatcttaatttaattttcatcctgGGACATAATAGCAAAAGTTACTTATCAAACTTTGAATCAAATGCTAATAAGATTCCTTTCACTTTAACACCTTTCTAATGACTCTAATTTTCAGGTCAAGCATTAGTCTTAGGATTATGAATCGTGTTTCACCTGCTAAAGCGCTAAAACTACTTCCCATAGCcagaaaataaactatataacaAAAATCCTTATCATCATTTGTGAAGAAATCTGGAATCTTGTAAATTTTTGGCACCTTGCAAGCACTTCGTTCCTTTTAGTTAGATCCAGGGAATATACCTAAAAGCCACCGAGAAACCAAAGTAGAAATATTCAGCTTCGGCTGAGAAAGAAAATACTTCACATTCTTGTCCTTGTACGTTTTTGTAAACAGTCCTTATCACAAACCTTCATTAATGGCCAATGGTCGCTCCGTTTTCCTTCCAGAATGTCCAAAAGCAACTGGTTTACTGAAAAAAATCTCATCCATGGCTCGTCTTGAGGTTTTTTAATCCCGTTAAGCAACGCCAGAGAGTAGAAGCTACTTGAGCAGTTGCCGATTTTCGTGTGTTGAAACGATCCCATGACTTGAACGTTGCTCTCCTCAGCgtagacgctctctctctctctctgtctctctctctctctctctctctctctctctctctctctctctctctctctctccgtctcgtTCACATGGATGGCTTCCTTTAAGGACATTCCCTCGGCGCTATTATTGAGCTTTTAGCGCAATTGCTTTGAAACACAATCCTTGCTTATATCGTTAAAGATGATGTGTGACGAAGACATTACATAATGATGACGGAAACAAACCAGGATAACGATGACAATGACGATGTAAACAAGGAGGATGAAGGAAAtaactataattaaaaaaagattgaggAATAATATTAGGAGGAGGGCGTCAATGATGGTGGTTGCGTTGGTAATAGTGATGAAAATGATGCTAATAATGATGATGTGGATGATTGTGGtggagatgatggtgatgatgacgctGATGATGTTGATAGTAGAAAAGTCAGTGAGAAgtggaagaaaatatgataacgtcttattttttttaaattgataacgATGATAACGTTGTAAAAGTCTAACTCATGTGACAACACTTGTAAATGGAACCTATTTTGATTATCTGTCCACACACTACAGCACCATAATTCCAAGGTAAGAAGACGCGTCCTCCGGACAGTGACGTCACCATAAGTGTCAAGAGAGGGAAATGACAACAATGCTAATATCTTCTATCTGGAAACACTAAGGCAACTGAGCCACGTCCAGGGGgcgcatcatcatcatcctcagcAGTGCTTAGAATGACAGCACTGTAGTCATatagacctaaaaaaaaaactatctagcAACAATTCCTCGtgtaaaaatttatgttatagatTCAGTAGGCATCTGCGCCACATATAAACTCATTTACTCTTCTCATTATGGACAATATTTcaattagattatttatttttcactacaAATTATCCTATGAATTGTTTTCACATGTGAGTAGACATGATTAAAAATTACACGTCCCATCgactgaatatttataaaattacatatttctttcCTAAACAAGTGACTGTTTAAAGAGGTATTTTCCTATTGCGTCAAGATACAGAACGAAAGGCTCAGTCTTCTAAGACCCCCTGAAagctccctctccttctcctcctgatCCGTCCTTCTAGGGAGCCTTAGAAGCTGAGCTTTTCGTTCTCATCGGGTCATGGAGAGTAAGGAGGAGGGTTGTCATAGGAAGGAGCGTATGGAGGGGGTCTGTGTCGTTCCTGCGTGTTCCTGGGCCTTCTAGAAAGCCTTTCTATGCTGGCGTAACCTGATCTAATCTGAAGGGAGGGTGCCTCGGGGAATCTGCAATAAGGACGATTCAGAAACTCGGTGCTTCCAGATGGAGTGTACGACCTCTTACGCTCCCCAGGTGACAGCTGATAAGGAGAGTTCCTCCCTGGGGATGAAGCTGCCAACTTTGCTGCCCTCGGGAAGGTTCCCATATGCCCTGGGGGCATATTGAAACCGGCAGAGCGCCCTGTGGGTGACGGAGGACAAGATTCCATGTGTCCTCTCGGTGAAGATGCCCGTCGGTATGAAGTTAGCCTGTCACAAGTTAAATATCCTCCTAGGGGTCTAATTGGTGATGTCTGATAAGAGGGAACCCCGCCTGATGGCGAAGGTGGGAAGGATCCTAATTGTGTTGGTGGATTCCTATAAGGAGAGATCCTTTCAGAGGGAGAAGGTGGGTAGGATGTCAACCCACCCCCAGGAGACAGGCGGTAAGGGGATACTTTTCCTGAGGGAGGCGGAGGATACGACCCTATGGGATCTAGAgcagctggaggaggaggaggaggatacggAACCAGGTGACTCCTAGGAGGCGGAGGAGTTGTGAAGGGCGACGGTATTTCCGCTCGTTTGTTCATGGTAGCATCATCACCAAAGCCGCCCTCTTCATCGTCTGAGAAGATGTCCTGGTTTCGAGAGATGGGCGGGGGTTCGTTCATGAGCATCGTCCGCAGCCTCTGCTGGTTTAATCGTCGCTTGTACCTTCGGTGGATGCTGCAACAGAGCGCTATGCACCCGGACATGAACAATACTGAAACGATAAACTAAAATTAGTGTCTGTCTAAACGTAGCACGCGCGCTGTATTTAACAGACTGGCATGAAAAGACAAATACTCTTATTTTTGGAAATCAAAATATTAAGCCATCAAGACTGCAAactaaaatttctttcagttaacAAGGTTGGTATTCAGACTCGGCTATGTTTTATCtatatcattaaatataaactaaaatcaAACTCCGAACTTTCTTCAGTCGTGTAAGCATAGATGCAATCAATCTGTTAATTTGAAAGACttgaatttgtcatttatttctctttaaacaaaaaaaaaaaatcagttgataTAGCAATGACTGTctcattaacattttatatagatTTCTGAATGGAATGAAACAACAAATACATATAAGTACATTATCATCGAGGAAACAGAactgagaagagaaaaagaaaactcaatAATCAACGCTGCATTTCCTTCTTCCACACGAAGCACAGAATAAAAAGAATCAGAATTATGTAAAACAATTTTAGAACAATTTTGGTGAGctcataaacatgaaaatatcttaGGGTACTATTCACTCGTTTACTATAAATATACGTTAGTTTTTAATTAAGATTTCCATTAATATAACAAACTGATATCATTCCTGaacagattttcataaaaaatttgaaaaattttattataaatctacttgtttcaaataaaattcaaaactttgAAGCTAaaatgcaatacatacatacatacatacatacacacacacacacacacacacacacacacacacacacacatatatatatatatatatatatatatatatatatatatatatatatatatatatatatatatatatatatatatatatatatatatatatatatatatatatatatatatatatatatatatatatatatatatatatatatatatatatatatataaataaatataattacatgtatatattatatataaataaatataattacatgtatatatatatatatatatatatatatatatatatatatatatatatatatatatatatatatatatatatatatatatatatataatgacacttcgtccaaaaagtaaatatttttctagaCATTATGGCCTCTTAGCTACTTGATTTCTTGACAATATTTTGGGATGCACTTATCACTAACGATGGATATCCAAGCtggggaaaaaaaatgacaaagtttttCACCTCCCACGGTAGCATTCAAGCCAGCGCAAGAGGGGAGTTGCAGCCAGCAGAGGTTATTAATGCTAccgaaaatacaaacatacatgcacacacacacatacatacatacatacataacgcacacatattatttatatatatatatatatatatatatatatatatatatatatatatatatatatatatatatatatatatatatatatatatatatatatatatatatgtgtgtgtgtgtgtgtgtgtgttaagaaatCACAGAAGTAAGcatgtgattttgtttattagctgaagccgcCAGGAAAGTTTagaatgaaacgacagagtgcttTCGTGTATCTTTAACgcatctttgtgccccgaagatgtgttaaaaatacacaaaagtacttggcactctgtcgttttattttaaactttcctgtggcttcagttaataaacacacacacacacacatatatataacatataatattatatataacatataatataatatatatatatatatatatatatatatatatatatatatatatatatatatatatatatatatatatatatatatatatataaaacaatcacaCACAGATAATGCCcaaacatacaagcatacatacatactataaataaataaataaataaatatatatatatatatatatatatatatatatatatatatatatatatatatatatatatatatatatatatatatatatatatatatatatatatattattatatatatatatatatttgatatgtatgTTTGTCAATGAATTTCACACATGCTGTCATTGAAATGTGTCGCATGGCCAAAGAACGCGCAGACCTACTTCCTAAGAGAAGCTGCACAATGCCCATATTCAGAAGTGGATTTTGTGTGGGGTACTCTGTCTTCCTGACTTGCGTGAGGGAGATGAAGACAATCCCCAAGACGATGAAGAGGACCCCGAGAATTCCTAGAAGAAAGGCGCATCTTTTTCTTCTGTTCAGACTCCCCGACTgcaatgaaaaaacaagaaaaaaaaaaacaagacacaaGTGAATAAAACAGCAGAACAGCTGAAGTATTCTGAAAATTTAATAGCAAGTGTCAGGCCAAAGTAAATTCTTGTGTGTCAAGTATGTTTTGCGAGAGGGCTctgggaaagttaaaaaaaacgaaaaaaatgctGGCGAGTTTACACGGTTTTCTTACAAGTTTACGTTCATTTATGTACACAGATTCAAGCAGTGTAATGAAaagattaatgtatatatatatatatatatatatatatatatatatatatatatatatatatatatatatatatatatatatatatatgtatatatatatatatatacatatgtgtgtatgtatatatatatatatatatatgtatatatatatatatatatatatattatatatatatgtatatatatattacatatgtacatatatgtgtgtgtttgtatgcatatgcGTGGATGGCAGTCCTAGTGTCAGGgccttaataaaaataactgttaatttctcttgtgaatttttataataaaaagaatctgCTCAACCCTTATTTACCTTCAAGGAAAAGCGAGAAGAGTAAAAACGtattcaataatataaaaaaacctcCAACATCACTCATAATGTCTTCTAATGGTTGTTGCTCTATGTTTAGATAGTgtagcaagaaaataaatacgtTAAGAAAACGTGAACACGAGTCAaaatatacaagagaaaaagCGATGTTGATAtaccaaaatatacaaaaagaaaatggaaaaaagcgcTAGCATAGGACGTTACGCTTAGACAGAAGCCTAACAGTGTCTTTCAGAGATGAAATTCACCAAGAATCTTGTAGAGTGGAAACTTAAAGGGGAAGAAACAACGCGCAGAAATACCAGTTTTGTGTTTCCGCTtctcccttctccttcttcagCAGCGGTAGGGGGGCCTATTGCCTCTTAAAAGGGGAAAATGGGACTACCCACTCTGCTAGGTAggtacagaaagaaagagagagagggggaaccagAAAGAATGAGGGGGACGAGGAGGAATACAAAAGTAGGCAAACAGACTAACGTGAATGTTACATGCCTTGTCTTCTAGGTAGAGCTGAATCAATATCATCGTATTCACAAGGCTGTTTTTAAGTGGAGCTTTAGTGTAGAGGTGCTCTCAGCTTGCACATgcttgtatttacatatttatttaacgTATTTTGTGTATAATGATGCACAGAGTCAGATTTTTGCAGATGCTCGTTCAAGTGACGATAATTCTACACGCAACTTTGTGCTTATCTGTCACAAGCTCACGCACACAAGCAtgctcacacagacacacacatggagagatatatatataaatatatatatatatatatatatatatatatatatatatatatatatatatatatatatatatatatatatatatatatatatatatatatatatatatatatatatatatgtgtgtgtgtgtgtataattatatatatgtatatatatatatatatatatatattgcatatatatatatataatgtgaatgagTGCATGTATTACatggcaatgaaattttactGTTCCTAACCGCGCTTGCAAGAAATCATCACAGCATATTGTTTTACTTACAAAAATTTCCgttgaatatattttcaaaagtgcCCTACTTTTCAGAATTAAATATCAAATTGTGGCTACTAAATTTTAGAagttattgcaaatagttttttttttttttttaccttgaaatttataaggaaaataaaatttcactatattcaaatgaattttcaGTATTATGGATCAAAACTGGGCTACTAAatttaaattatgcaaaatatatttttctataatatatatatatataaatatataatctcatatatattcatataatgtatatatatggatatatgggatatattaataattataaattcatataaaaaaatatatatatatatatatatatatatatatatatatatatattatatgtatatatatatatttatttatattatatatatatatatatatatatatatatatatatatatatatatatatatatatatatatatatatatatatatatatatatatatatatatatatatattatatatatatatatataaatatatttatatatatatatatatatatatatatatgtatatatataaatatatttatttatatatatatatatatatatatatatatatatatatatatatatatatatggttatttatgAAGATATAAAGAATTATCTTTAAACGTTACTTTTACTCCTCGTTCCGAGTTCGTGTTGGGCACGACTACTACTGCTGGGCCTTGATGATACATCCTTGCTGAAAAAGACAGGAGgtaactttgttattattttctcttggAACAATATAGCTTTATATCTTCAAAAGTAATTTCTTACATAAGGAATCTTTAGATACAGCTTAAAAGTGTCTTCATCTATTTGAATTATGAGAATATTACAATTAGAAAACTAGGAATGAGTTTCTAATTTTTTACTCTcagatttatagatatatattaaagagactctctctctctctctctctctctctctctctctctctctctctcgttatttaacAGCATGGAAGGAGAtgctaaaaataaaggaataaaataccaGTAAtgtatatcatttaattttttttcaaaataaattccgTACCTAGACAATATGGCTATATAATTATCAACCACAGTTATTTCTGGTTTACATTTAATTGTGGAAGAAACATTCTACGAAACTGATATACTTCTCAGTGGAAGTAAGGTCTTAGACGCCAGTAATGGATCAAAAGCAAGGTTAACGAATAAATGTTAAGTGTTCTTCAGAATAGCAAACAATTAAACATAGACAGGAAGTTCTTTTGAATCATGAAATCGACCTGCGAGCTGAAAAACAagtggatttttttatgattttagtcattaaaaaaatataaaaaaaagcttaccCATAATGAGTATATTAAAATCATTACTCAAAATCCGAAGaattcattacattattttagttaaggaaaactgaaagattTCTTCTGAGTATAAGTAGAAATGAATTGAGTATtgagggccaagcactgggacctatgaggtcattcagcgctgaaacggaaattgacagtaaaagggttgaaaggtgtaacaggagaaaaccttgcagttgcactatgaatcaattgttaggagagggtggaaagtaagatggaagaaagagaatatgaaaggaggtacagtaaaaggaacgaaaggagttgcagctaagggccaaaggcacgctgcaaagaaccttaagtaatacctacagtgcaccgcgtgaggtgcactggcggcactactcccctacggaggaGTATAAGTAGTAGCTACGTAACTAAGGTAAGGgtcaaatatattaaatactttaAACAATGATGACAATTACTTTGTGTTTTCCATCATATTCCTTCGTAGGAAGActgagaaatgttttttttttctcagaatgtAAAAACTGACTCCCTCGAAATGCTATCAGTGCTATTTAAGAAGAGCTTCATTATTTAGATAAGACAACCAGATTACTCCAAGATCCACGCGATTCATAAACAAGCCTTCTTTAACAGGGGAGGGTTCTCAAGAATAGATAAAACAATGGTTACTGACATTTTCATACTTTAGCTGCTGAAATTTGGAAGAACCCTTATGACAAGACATGTTCACAACATTAGCCTCACAAACCTAGACAGAATGCTCGTTTATTTTCAACTCCTATGCAGTATCTTGCTTCCTCAATGCTGAGGTCCTTCTATTCCAGTAACTTTTCTACATCACCCATCCAGTCATCCTTCCTCCTTACCCTTCTATTTTA
Proteins encoded:
- the LOC136843781 gene encoding uncharacterized protein, yielding MYHQGPAVVVVPNTNSERGVKSGSLNRRKRCAFLLGILGVLFIVLGIVFISLTQVRKTEYPTQNPLLNMGIVQLLLGILFMSGCIALCCSIHRRYKRRLNQQRLRTMLMNEPPPISRNQDIFSDDEEGGFGDDATMNKRAEIPSPFTTPPPPRSHLVPYPPPPPPAALDPIGSYPPPPSGKVSPYRLSPGGGLTSYPPSPSERISPYRNPPTQLGSFPPSPSGGVPSYQTSPIRPLGGYLTCDRLTSYRRASSPRGHMESCPPSPTGRSAGFNMPPGHMGTFPRAAKLAASSPGRNSPYQLSPGERKRSYTPSGSTEFLNRPYCRFPEAPSLQIRSGYASIERLSRRPRNTQERHRPPPYAPSYDNPPPYSP